From the genome of Mesorhizobium japonicum MAFF 303099, one region includes:
- a CDS encoding GNAT family N-acetyltransferase: MPECDTRPNASSALLAGRNVDSVIKGAALGRIGNLEVRLARNEAEIAAAQEVRYRVFYDELGARKDLFQVQDRRDADRFDPLCDHLLVFDNSISGPEHRRIVGTYRLLRQEIAAAAGGFYSEGEFELTKLIARHPGQRFLELGRSCVLPEYRSKRTIEALWQGIWAYINHYEIGVMTGCASFHGTVPAAHAEALTYLAHHCRTNSAWDVRAVSGRYCSMDLMPIEAVNTKAAIAAMPPLVKGYLRVGARIGDGCVIDREFSTVDVFVVMPVKEIGARYVNYYGGEAQRFAA, encoded by the coding sequence ATGCCGGAATGTGACACTCGGCCGAACGCCAGCAGCGCCTTGCTCGCCGGACGTAATGTCGATTCCGTCATAAAAGGCGCAGCGCTCGGCCGTATCGGCAATCTCGAAGTGCGGCTCGCCCGCAACGAGGCCGAGATCGCGGCCGCGCAGGAAGTGCGCTACCGCGTATTCTACGACGAGCTTGGCGCCCGCAAGGACCTGTTCCAGGTGCAGGACCGCCGCGACGCCGACCGGTTCGATCCGCTCTGCGATCATCTGCTGGTCTTCGACAATTCGATTTCCGGCCCCGAACACCGCCGCATCGTCGGCACTTACCGGCTGCTGCGGCAAGAAATCGCGGCCGCCGCCGGCGGCTTCTATTCCGAAGGCGAATTCGAGCTGACCAAGCTCATCGCCCGCCATCCCGGCCAGCGTTTCCTCGAACTCGGCCGTTCCTGCGTTTTGCCGGAATACCGCTCGAAGCGCACCATCGAGGCGCTGTGGCAAGGCATCTGGGCCTACATCAATCACTACGAAATCGGCGTGATGACCGGCTGCGCTTCCTTCCACGGCACCGTGCCGGCGGCGCATGCCGAGGCGCTCACCTATCTCGCCCATCACTGCCGCACGAATTCGGCCTGGGATGTGCGCGCCGTGTCCGGGCGCTATTGCTCCATGGACTTGATGCCGATCGAGGCGGTCAACACCAAGGCGGCGATCGCGGCGATGCCGCCTCTGGTCAAGGGCTATCTGAGGGTTGGCGCCCGCATCGGCGATGGCTGCGTCATCGACCGCGAATTCTCGACGGTCGATGTGTTCGTCGTCATGCCGGTCAAGGAAATCGGCGCCCGCTACGTCAATTAT
- a CDS encoding PAS domain-containing hybrid sensor histidine kinase/response regulator yields MIAESDSQQANKGDDAVAAPAAARRFIAAPPLVPEQQLARREGLPLLTFVAIMVLAGLAHLTGAPIFISLALLATGLAGLALHLHARRSVHRTVVLLDETTARSRAEIETLADRMWEMQESEERFRGLIDALGDLVIHRDRDGYIVYANKVFADLVETDQRDLAGKTLAELGIEVGIVPDAAFSDHECLSSTDVAIRTPGGPRWFSWIELSVRDKDSGAASHRAIARDITARKRAESSLITARERAEYASQAKSRFLATVSHEIRTPMNGIMGMARLLADTSLSPEQQTYVGAISTSASALLALIEDLLDYSKIEAGRFDPEPQPMSVREIADNIIELLAARAFAKDIGLGCHVEPDVPQLITADPGRVRQVLLNLIGNAIKFTDGGGVLVSIARARSETSDRICFTITDTGPGLREEDMERIFEEFEQADGTSTRAHGGAGLGLAISKRLVAAMGGTISVSSRLGQGSEFVFEIPATEATEAPQGRQNVLAGRRAVILSRNAVEADAIARTIRANGGTAGIATTVAQAAPLAEGCDVLLVDAAMEESDGRVLKRLRQSGFTDCEAITLIAPTDRGMLGEFRASGYATFLARPVRGGTLLRVLLTSHAPALAQPQPEKRRTPALRASSDRQQGLSVLIAEDNDINAMLARATLLKAGHRVKVVGNGKAAVEAVTGAGHKHRFDVVLMDLHMPVMDGLDAIAAIRRHEEETSAPPVPIMVLSADSQEKTRHAVLAHGASGFVTKPLDPDALVNAVEGQVAA; encoded by the coding sequence ATGATCGCGGAATCCGACAGCCAACAGGCAAACAAGGGCGACGATGCGGTTGCCGCGCCGGCGGCGGCGCGGCGGTTCATCGCTGCGCCGCCGCTGGTGCCCGAGCAGCAATTGGCCAGGCGGGAAGGCCTGCCGCTGCTCACCTTCGTTGCCATCATGGTCCTGGCGGGCCTCGCGCATCTGACCGGGGCGCCGATCTTCATCAGCCTCGCCTTGCTGGCAACCGGCCTCGCCGGCCTTGCCTTGCATCTCCATGCCAGACGCAGCGTCCACCGTACCGTGGTGCTGCTGGACGAGACCACCGCCCGAAGCCGCGCCGAGATCGAGACGCTGGCCGACCGCATGTGGGAAATGCAGGAAAGCGAGGAGCGCTTTCGCGGTCTCATCGATGCGCTGGGCGATCTCGTCATCCATCGCGATCGCGACGGCTACATCGTCTATGCCAACAAGGTGTTCGCCGATCTCGTCGAAACCGATCAGCGCGATCTTGCCGGCAAGACCTTGGCCGAACTCGGCATCGAGGTCGGCATCGTCCCGGACGCCGCCTTTTCCGACCATGAGTGCCTGAGTTCCACCGATGTCGCCATCCGCACGCCGGGCGGCCCGCGCTGGTTCTCCTGGATCGAACTGTCGGTGCGCGACAAGGACAGCGGCGCGGCATCGCATCGCGCCATCGCCCGCGACATCACCGCCCGCAAGCGCGCGGAATCCTCGCTGATCACCGCGCGCGAGCGCGCCGAATACGCAAGCCAGGCCAAATCGCGCTTCCTCGCCACGGTCAGCCATGAAATTCGCACGCCGATGAACGGCATCATGGGCATGGCCAGGCTGCTCGCCGATACCAGCCTGTCGCCGGAACAGCAGACCTATGTCGGCGCCATATCGACCTCGGCCAGCGCCCTGCTCGCCCTGATCGAGGACCTGCTCGACTATTCCAAGATCGAGGCGGGTCGCTTCGATCCGGAACCGCAGCCCATGTCGGTTCGCGAGATCGCCGACAACATCATCGAATTGCTCGCCGCGCGCGCCTTCGCCAAGGATATCGGTCTCGGCTGCCACGTCGAACCGGATGTACCGCAATTGATCACGGCCGACCCTGGCCGGGTCAGGCAGGTGCTGCTCAATCTCATCGGCAACGCCATCAAGTTCACCGACGGCGGCGGCGTGCTGGTCAGCATCGCGCGCGCCCGGAGCGAGACCAGCGACCGCATCTGCTTCACCATCACCGACACCGGTCCCGGCCTGCGCGAAGAGGACATGGAGCGCATCTTCGAGGAGTTCGAACAGGCCGACGGCACCTCGACGCGCGCACATGGCGGGGCGGGGCTCGGACTTGCCATCTCCAAGCGCCTGGTGGCTGCCATGGGCGGCACGATTTCGGTCTCCAGCCGGCTTGGCCAAGGGTCGGAATTCGTCTTCGAAATCCCGGCCACGGAGGCCACCGAGGCGCCCCAGGGCCGGCAGAACGTGCTTGCCGGCAGGCGCGCGGTGATCCTGTCCAGGAACGCCGTCGAGGCCGACGCCATCGCCCGCACCATCCGCGCCAATGGCGGCACGGCCGGCATAGCCACCACCGTGGCGCAGGCCGCGCCGCTGGCCGAGGGCTGCGACGTGCTGCTGGTCGACGCGGCCATGGAGGAGAGTGACGGGAGAGTGCTCAAGCGATTGCGCCAGAGTGGTTTCACCGATTGCGAAGCCATCACCCTGATCGCACCGACCGACCGAGGCATGCTTGGTGAGTTCCGCGCCAGCGGCTACGCGACCTTCCTGGCCCGGCCGGTGCGCGGTGGAACACTTTTGCGTGTTCTTTTGACCAGCCACGCGCCGGCCCTTGCCCAGCCGCAGCCGGAAAAGCGCCGCACCCCGGCACTTCGCGCCTCAAGCGACCGCCAGCAGGGCCTGTCCGTGCTGATCGCCGAAGACAACGACATCAATGCCATGCTGGCCCGCGCCACGCTGTTGAAGGCGGGGCACCGCGTTAAGGTCGTCGGCAACGGCAAAGCCGCCGTCGAGGCCGTCACCGGCGCCGGGCACAAGCACCGCTTCGACGTGGTGCTGATGGACCTGCATATGCCTGTTATGGACGGGCTGGACGCCATTGCCGCGATCCGCCGCCATGAGGAGGAGACATCGGCGCCGCCCGTGCCGATCATGGTGCTGTCGGCCGATAGCCAGGAAAAGACGCGCCATGCGGTGCTTGCCCACGGCGCCAGCGGCTTCGTCACCAAGCCACTCGACCCGGATGCGCTTGTCAACGCCGTCGAGGGCCAGGTTGCAGCTTGA